In the genome of Cryptomeria japonica chromosome 8, Sugi_1.0, whole genome shotgun sequence, one region contains:
- the LOC131857618 gene encoding uncharacterized protein LOC131857618: protein MDIIQTALPQSTDSTTTIAVSLKRRLEYKNAFQKGMVRPNLIMQALFQLSSTPLYKLQNVQINKDWQAIVQHNSNNQETIQTNNTDTDTDSDMEEEQPSETLIHGFTESRCIHQMQDKILEIAPAQDNCPIGIFQDKYAEEMNFPTLFFGSARDDDITKRFTYQKIAQWELLTSHRQFAYHTTNLFFKTVKVLIQQVISTMWVRIRKGQLKGKKLIAKDVKEKPNLERMLKSNIGYIDFKRIRISPDYTHQLKKNVFAMIRQLGPPNFFLTFTSSEQNWEPLMTTLQQLHDLHYSKVDEQRDITQIGNHKFQLIKKDPVTCARYYRHRINAMKKLILSDNSFFGDISDYFSVTEFQNRGNEHDHFLIWTKDAPIYGKATTTDIVQFVDKYITCSTEHLDNSLANLHKHHHTKQCRRNKKTNCRYNFPFPPMQNTMILEPLLEKNEKIMSNSTKIYSTLQIENYDASCTVQDFLDEIQITEDEYILALRSTIQRPTLLLQRKPSQIWNNSFAKQMPLLWNANTDAQFILNAYAAAMYCSSYIAKVDKSMTQAFNKIRKEHQHENIDAIQMIKKLGNALLNLQQMSSQQAAHIVLSLPLNKSSHKCIFIDTRPDDERTFILKPPKQLRKELDDSKDIICKSLMHYYIQRPPTIAAICLAEFVATYNKDGTKIKQKAKPNIIRFINYNKHIDIENYCREKLVLYVPFTLNETTLKDNFLSWESAYTHHEKTILKNCAKFTFTINPTWGDLDKAINELDTENPNDVNDVHVPNKFNEDELYDIGPDINKKSLKTTDIVVHGAFEIAKHTQIIDNNEYHKLRQMLNIEQQAIVKDIAIKKMKNMQTPLHLFLTGGAGTGKTFTAKAIYQTLLRLYSASIDNDPDKPKGLLTAYTGKAAFNVGGTTLHSTFHIPFNKSNFVPLSTDTLDTMSKHFSQLRILLIDEISLVGSTFLRYIDKRLRDIMQTPTTPFGGLDTIFCGDLYQALPVLDSIIFENKPTATDLLPYNFWIDNVKCYPLTKTMRQKDETFIYILNKMRVAAQTSDDIDYLNQHCLKEPPVDPTLPHLFYRKVDVHNHNNKMLTKLPGETIVLNALDEQETNIDTIHLYDHTTTLPSEIHVKPNILVEIYAGNYNTQDGLVNGSDGIFKIYTKHNHIDIIWIDFNDPTVGIQQRKKLAPYYNPTIQTNWTPILPLRMQQHTTIAPKSEIMDKNTSKRSKINNEISLSIDDLNARKAGNNFQGDVLVIYKATLDKVNKTREVLRADLTDLKGEMTITLTVSNNLLHKFEDKIIVGMGLSISDFDVVPRTDYDKGDCDCVLLLKDTSTLQVIPRILHDYNFIPNTTIRHLLNNTSDYPIGTIGALVVAAKRSGVQYTLEIKDAHNDNAQLWMNANFTQHYLEIENKLQSNELPQMLFKNIVKRTDLKNAFRTGIATFICTLKDKRTLQKLTALMESTNKFAHVCQQTIVLAAI from the exons ATGGACATAATACAAACAGCACTACCACAATCTACTGACAGCACAACAACAATTGCAGTATCGCTAAAGAGGCGCCTGGAGTACAAAAACGCATTCCAGAAAGGAATGGTGCGCCCAAACCTTATAATGCAAGCTTTGTTTCAACTATCAAGCACACCACTTTACAAATTACAAAATGTGCAAATCAACAAAGATTGGCAAGCCATCGTACAACACAATTCAAATAACCAAGAAACAATACAAACAAATAATACTGATACTGACACAGATAGTGACATGGAAGAAGAACAACCATCAGAAACTTTGATACACGGATTCACTGAATCTAGGTGCATACACCAAATGCAGGATAAAATACTAGAAATTGCTCCCGCACAAGACAATTGTCCCATAGGCATTTTCCAAGACAAATATGCTGAAGAAATGAACTTCCCAACACTTTTTTTTGGCAGCGCACGTGATGATGACATTACGAAAAGGTTTACATACCAAAAGATTGCACAATGGGAACTCTTAACCTCACATAGACAATTTGCATATCACACAACTAACCTATTTTTCAAAACTGTCAAAGTCCTTATACAACAAGTCATCTCAACAATGTGGGTAAGAATACGGAAAGGACAACTTAAAGGCAAAAAGCTAATTGCAAAAGATGTCAAAGAAAAGCCAAACCTAGAAAGAATGCTAAAATCAAATATTGGTTACATTGACTTTAAAAGAATTAGAATTTCTCCAGATTACACACATCAGCTAAAAAAAAATGTCTTTGCAATGATCCGACAACTAGGGCCACCAAATTTTTTCCTCACATTCACTAGCTCGGAGCAAAATTGGGAACCCTTGATGACAACTCTTCAACAACTGCATGATTTACACTACTCAAAAGTAGATGAACAAAGAgacattactcaaattggaaaccATAAATTCCAACTTATTAAAAAAGATCCAGTGACATGTGCACGATACTATAGGCATAGAATAAATGCAATGAAAAAACTAATACTATCTGATAATAGTTTCTTTGGAGACATCAGTGACTACTTCTCAGTAACTGAATTTCAAAATCGAGGAAATGAACATGACCACTTCCTCATATGGACCAAAGATGCACCAATCTACGGGAAAGCCACAACTACAGATATAGTACAGTTTGTTGATAAGTACATTACTTGTAGCACAGAACATTTAGACAATTCACTTGCAAATTTACATAAGCATCACCACACAAAGCAATGCagaagaaacaaaaagacaaattgtAGATACAATTTCCCATTTCCACCAATGCAAAACACAATGATACTTGAACCAttattagaaaaaaatgaaaaaataatgtcaAATTCTACAAAAATATATTCCACATTGCAAATAGAAAATTATGATGCCTCTTGCACCGTGCAAGACTTCTTAGATGAAATCCAAATAACTGAGGATGAATACATCCTAGCACTAAGGTCAACAATCCAGAGGCCAACGTTACTACTACAAAGAAAGCCCTCACAAATATGGAACAATAGCTTTGCCAAACAAATGCCCTTGCTATGGAACGCAAATACAGATGCACAATTCATACTAAATGCATATGCAGCAGCAATGTATTGCAGTTCCTACATTGCAAAAGTTGACAAGTCAATGACACAAGCATTCAACAAAATACGTAAAGAGCATCAACATGAAAACATAGATGCAATACAAATGATAAAGAAACTTGGCAATGCACTACTAAACTTACAACAAATGTCATCACAACAAGCTGCCCACATTGTCCTCTCCCTCCCATTGAATAAAAGCTCACACAAATGCATATTCATTGACACAAGACCTGATGATGAAAGGACATTTATACTAAAACCTCCAAAACAATTGAGAAAAGAACTAGATGACTCTAAAGATATTATTTGCAAATCTCTGATGCACTACTACATACAACGACCACCCACAATCGCTGCTATTTGCCTTGCTGAATTTGTTGCTACCTATAACAAAGATGGCACCAAGATCAAGCAAAAAGCAAAACCAAACATAATAAGGTTTATCAATTACAACAAACATATTGACATAGAAAACTATTGTAGAGAGAAACTAGTGCTATATGTACCATTTACCCTCAATGAAACCACACTAAAAGATAATTTCCTATCATGGGAAAGTGCATACACACACCATGAGAAAACAATACTAAAAAACTGTGCAAAATTTACATTTACTATTAACCCTACATGGGGCGACCTTGACAAAGCCATCAATGAACTCGATACAGAAAATCCTAACGATGTTAACGATGTCCATGTACCAAACAAATTCAATGAAGATGAGCTATACGACATAGGACCTGATATCAACAAAAAAAGCCTCAAAACTACAGATATAGTTGTCCATGGTGCATTTGAAATTGCAAAGCACACACAAATCATTGATAACAATGAATACCACAAATTAAGACAAATGCTAAACATAGAGCAACAAGCAATTGTCAAAGACATTGCCATTAAAAAGATGAAAAACATGCAAACGCCTTTGCATTTATTCCTCACTGGCGGAGCAGGAACTGGAAAGACATTCACAGCAAAAGCTATCTACCAAACACTTCTCCGCCTTTACAGTGCTTCCATTGACAATGATCCAGACAAACCAAAAGGACTACTCACTGCATATACAGGAAAAGCAGCATTCAATGTTGGTGGAACTACACTACATTCAACATTCCACATACCTTTCAACAAATCAAACTTTGTACCACTTAGCACTGACACTCTAGATACAATGTCAAAACACTTCAGCCAATTACGCATCCTGCTAATTGATGAAATATCTTTAGTTGGCTCAACATTCCTCCGTTACATAGACAAACGTTTACGTGACATAATGCAAACACCCACAACACCCTTTGGTGGGTTGGACACAATATTTTGTGGTGACCTCTACCAAGCACTACCAGTACTTGACTCCATTATCTTTGaaaacaagccaactgctacagaTTTGTTGCCATATAATTTCTGGATTGACAATGTCAAGTGCTACCCACTAACAAAAACTATGCGACAAAAAGATGAAACTTTCATCTATATCTTAAACAAAATGCGTGTCGCTGCACAAACAAGTGATGACATTGACTATCTTAATCAACATTGCTTAAAGGAACCACCAGTTGACCCAACACTACCTCACCTCTTCTATAGAAAAGTTGATGtacacaaccacaataataaaATGCTAACAAAACTTCCAGGAGAAACAATTGTCCTCAATGCATTGGATGAGCAAGAAACCAATATAGACACAATTCATTTGTATGACCACACAACTACTTTGCCTTCCGAAATTCACGTCAAACCAAATATACTAGTTGAAATATATGCTGGCAATTACAATACTCAAGATGGCCTTGTCAATGGATCTGATGGAATCTTCAAAATATATACAAAACACAATCACATTGACATCATTTGGATTGATTTCAATGACCCAACAGTAGGAATACAACAACGCAAAAAACTTGCACCCTATTACAATCCCACCATTCAAACAAACTGGACTCCAATACTCC CATTACGAATGCAACAACATACAACAATAGCACCAAAGTCTGAGATAATGGACAAGAACACAAGCAAAAG GTCCAAAATTAACAATGAAATTTCATTATCAATCGACGACCTAAATGCCAGAAAAGCTGGAAACAATTTTCAAGGAGATGTTCTTGTCATCTACAAAGCAACATTGGACAAAGTGAACAAGACTAGAGAAGTTCTTCGTGCAGACCTCACAGATTTGAAGGGTGAAATGACAATAACCCTCACTGTCAGCAACAACTTACTACACAAATTTGAAGACAAAATCATCGTAGGCATGGGCCTCTCTATATCAGATTTTGACGTTGTTCCACGCACTGACTACGACAAAGGTGATTGTGACTGTGTTCTTCTCCTCAAGGACACAAGCACTCTCCAAGTAATTCCACGTattttacatgactacaacttcatCCCAAACACCACAATCAGGCACTTGCTAAATAACACAAGTGACTATCCTATTGGCACAATAGGCGCTTTGGTAGTTGCAGCAAAGAGATCTGGTGTACAATACACTTTGGAAATAAAAGATGCACACAATGATAACGCTCAG CTATGGATGAATGCCAACTTCACACAACACTATTTAGAAATAGAGAACAAACTACAAAGTAATGAGCTTCCACAAATGTTGTTCAAAAACATTGTGAAAAGAACTGATCTCAAAAATGCATTCCGCACAGGCATTGCTACATTCATTTGTACACTCAAGGACAAAAGAACATTGCAAAAGCTAACAGCACTCATGGAATCAACCAACAAG TTTGCACATGTTTGCCAACAAACCATCGTCTTGGCAGCTATATAA